From a region of the Cyprinus carpio isolate SPL01 chromosome A18, ASM1834038v1, whole genome shotgun sequence genome:
- the LOC109110508 gene encoding hyaluronan synthase 3-like isoform X1, which yields MTTMPSHFGTAVRIFITTLFAAVVLFAILLAYVTGYQFIHTEQHHLSFGLYGAFLSLHLLLQSLFAFLEHRQMRGPSRPQHLRRTVALCIAAYQEDPDYLRKCLRSIRRISFPGLKVVLVVDGNRQEDAYMMDIFQEVMGGVEQTGCVVWKGNYHSDGDGGGGKGSLHAEEAARVARVVRSSRYSCIIQEWGGKREVMYTAFKALGDTVDYIQVCDSDTVLDPACTIEMLKVLEEDPEVGGVGGDVQILNKYDSWISFLSSVRYWMAFNVERACQSYFGCVQCISGPLGMYRNSLLQQFLEPWYHQTFLGSKCSFGDDRHLTNRVLSFGYKTKFTARSQCQTETPTQYLRWLNQQTRWSKSYFREWLYNALWFHKHSLWMTYESVVTGFFPFFLVATVIHLFYRGRLWNILLFLLTVQLVGMVKATYACFLRGRLVMIFMSLYSLLYMSSLLPAKIFALFTINKAGWGTSGRKKIVVNLIGAVPVTMWAAILLGGVVYTIYCEVQEPFSETEKALLIAGTILYACYWLILLVLYLAIVAKRCNKREEQYHLSYAEA from the exons ATGACAACA ATGCCCTCTCACTTTGGCACTGCAGTGCGGATCTTCATCACCACCCTATTTGCGGCAGTGGTGCTTTTTGCCATCCTACTGGCTTATGTGACAGGTTACCAGTTCATCCACACCGAGCAGCACCACCTGTCTTTTGGCTTGTATGGTGCCTTTCTATCCCTTCACCTCCTCCTGCAGAGCCTCTTCGCTTTCCTAGAACACCGGCAAATGCGTGGCCCTTCCAGACCCCAGCACCTGAGGCGCACCGTGGCCCTCTGCATCGCAGCCTATCAGGAGGATCCAGACTACCTTCGCAAGTGTCTTCGAAGCATTCGCCGCATTTCTTTTCCCGGGCTTAAAGTTGTGCTCGTGGTGGATGGGAATCGGCAGGAGGATGCTTACATGATGGACATCTTCCAGGAGGTTATGGGGGGAGTGGAGCAGACAGGCTGTGTGGTGTGGAAGGGAAATTACCATAGCGATGGGGATGGGGGAGGAGGGAAAGGCTCGTTGCATGCTGAGGAGGCTGCACGGGTGGCCAGGGTGGTGCGGAGCTCCCGTTACTCCTGCATCATTCAAGAATGGGGCGGCAAGAGGGAGGTCATGTATACAGCCTTCAAAGCACTGGGAGATACTGTGGATTACATACAG GTATGTGATTCCGACACTGTACTTGATCCAGCATGCACCATTGAGATGCTGAAGGTTCTAGAGGAGGATCCGGAAGTGGGTGGGGTTGGAGGAGATGTTCAG ATTCTGAACAAGTACGACTCCTGGATCTCCTTCCTGAGCAGTGTCCGGTACTGGATGGCCTTCAACGTGGAGCGGGCATGCCAGTCTTACTTCGGATGTGTGCAGTGTATCAGTGGACCTCTGGGAATGTACCGCAACTCTCTTCTTCAGCAGTTCCTGGAGCCCTGGTACCATCAGACCTTCCTAGGAAGCAAGTGCAGCTTCGGGGATGATCGCCACCTCACCAACCGCGTCCTCAGCTTTGGCTACAAAACCAAGTTCACGGCACGCTCACAATGCCAAACCGAGACCCCCACGCAATATCTGCGCTGGCTCAATCAGCAGACCCGCTGGAGCAAGTCTTACTTTCGAGAGTGGCTCTACAACGCCCTTTGGTTCCACAAGCACAGCCTCTGGATGACCTATGAATCGGTGGTCACAGGGTTCTTCCCTTTCTTTCTGGTGGCTACAGTCATCCACCTGTTCTACCGAGGCCGGTTATGGAACATCTTGCTCTTCTTGCTAACAGTCCAACTGGTGGGCATGGTGAAAGCCACCTATGCCTGCTTCCTGCGGGGCAGGCTTGTCATGATCTTCATGTCACTGTATTCACTACTCTACATGTCAAGCCTGCTGCCTGCTAAGATTTTTGCCCTGTTTACTATTAACAAAGCAGGTTGGGGAACATCAGGCAGGAAAAAGATAGTGGTAAACCTTATTGGGGCTGTGCCTGTGACCATGTGGGCAGCTATACTACTCGGTGGCGTGGTTTACACCATTTACTGTGAGGTGCAAGAGCCATTTAGTGAGACAGAAAAGGCTCTTCTCATTGCAGGCACCATCCTCTATGCCTGTTACTGGCTCATACTCTTGGTGCTCTACCTGGCCATAGTGGCTAAGCGCTGTAACAAAAGAGAGGAACAGTATCACCTATCTTATGCCGAAGCCTAG
- the LOC109110508 gene encoding hyaluronan synthase 3-like isoform X2: MPSHFGTAVRIFITTLFAAVVLFAILLAYVTGYQFIHTEQHHLSFGLYGAFLSLHLLLQSLFAFLEHRQMRGPSRPQHLRRTVALCIAAYQEDPDYLRKCLRSIRRISFPGLKVVLVVDGNRQEDAYMMDIFQEVMGGVEQTGCVVWKGNYHSDGDGGGGKGSLHAEEAARVARVVRSSRYSCIIQEWGGKREVMYTAFKALGDTVDYIQVCDSDTVLDPACTIEMLKVLEEDPEVGGVGGDVQILNKYDSWISFLSSVRYWMAFNVERACQSYFGCVQCISGPLGMYRNSLLQQFLEPWYHQTFLGSKCSFGDDRHLTNRVLSFGYKTKFTARSQCQTETPTQYLRWLNQQTRWSKSYFREWLYNALWFHKHSLWMTYESVVTGFFPFFLVATVIHLFYRGRLWNILLFLLTVQLVGMVKATYACFLRGRLVMIFMSLYSLLYMSSLLPAKIFALFTINKAGWGTSGRKKIVVNLIGAVPVTMWAAILLGGVVYTIYCEVQEPFSETEKALLIAGTILYACYWLILLVLYLAIVAKRCNKREEQYHLSYAEA, translated from the exons ATGCCCTCTCACTTTGGCACTGCAGTGCGGATCTTCATCACCACCCTATTTGCGGCAGTGGTGCTTTTTGCCATCCTACTGGCTTATGTGACAGGTTACCAGTTCATCCACACCGAGCAGCACCACCTGTCTTTTGGCTTGTATGGTGCCTTTCTATCCCTTCACCTCCTCCTGCAGAGCCTCTTCGCTTTCCTAGAACACCGGCAAATGCGTGGCCCTTCCAGACCCCAGCACCTGAGGCGCACCGTGGCCCTCTGCATCGCAGCCTATCAGGAGGATCCAGACTACCTTCGCAAGTGTCTTCGAAGCATTCGCCGCATTTCTTTTCCCGGGCTTAAAGTTGTGCTCGTGGTGGATGGGAATCGGCAGGAGGATGCTTACATGATGGACATCTTCCAGGAGGTTATGGGGGGAGTGGAGCAGACAGGCTGTGTGGTGTGGAAGGGAAATTACCATAGCGATGGGGATGGGGGAGGAGGGAAAGGCTCGTTGCATGCTGAGGAGGCTGCACGGGTGGCCAGGGTGGTGCGGAGCTCCCGTTACTCCTGCATCATTCAAGAATGGGGCGGCAAGAGGGAGGTCATGTATACAGCCTTCAAAGCACTGGGAGATACTGTGGATTACATACAG GTATGTGATTCCGACACTGTACTTGATCCAGCATGCACCATTGAGATGCTGAAGGTTCTAGAGGAGGATCCGGAAGTGGGTGGGGTTGGAGGAGATGTTCAG ATTCTGAACAAGTACGACTCCTGGATCTCCTTCCTGAGCAGTGTCCGGTACTGGATGGCCTTCAACGTGGAGCGGGCATGCCAGTCTTACTTCGGATGTGTGCAGTGTATCAGTGGACCTCTGGGAATGTACCGCAACTCTCTTCTTCAGCAGTTCCTGGAGCCCTGGTACCATCAGACCTTCCTAGGAAGCAAGTGCAGCTTCGGGGATGATCGCCACCTCACCAACCGCGTCCTCAGCTTTGGCTACAAAACCAAGTTCACGGCACGCTCACAATGCCAAACCGAGACCCCCACGCAATATCTGCGCTGGCTCAATCAGCAGACCCGCTGGAGCAAGTCTTACTTTCGAGAGTGGCTCTACAACGCCCTTTGGTTCCACAAGCACAGCCTCTGGATGACCTATGAATCGGTGGTCACAGGGTTCTTCCCTTTCTTTCTGGTGGCTACAGTCATCCACCTGTTCTACCGAGGCCGGTTATGGAACATCTTGCTCTTCTTGCTAACAGTCCAACTGGTGGGCATGGTGAAAGCCACCTATGCCTGCTTCCTGCGGGGCAGGCTTGTCATGATCTTCATGTCACTGTATTCACTACTCTACATGTCAAGCCTGCTGCCTGCTAAGATTTTTGCCCTGTTTACTATTAACAAAGCAGGTTGGGGAACATCAGGCAGGAAAAAGATAGTGGTAAACCTTATTGGGGCTGTGCCTGTGACCATGTGGGCAGCTATACTACTCGGTGGCGTGGTTTACACCATTTACTGTGAGGTGCAAGAGCCATTTAGTGAGACAGAAAAGGCTCTTCTCATTGCAGGCACCATCCTCTATGCCTGTTACTGGCTCATACTCTTGGTGCTCTACCTGGCCATAGTGGCTAAGCGCTGTAACAAAAGAGAGGAACAGTATCACCTATCTTATGCCGAAGCCTAG
- the LOC109110022 gene encoding TBC1 domain family member 15-like → MAATTPPKVVFEHEGVFIHSSPDESEDQDLISGFLRIVDKDGETLVEYKPLEDADPSNMLCACKDSSSVVEWAQSSEDNPHRPIDHQLSYETEWDMINAVSFRRKVHSHGDGGSNHANDRNKWAFSFNVCDLRSITVKCEGWSYITFRLKDGTALPAIHFHQGGSTAFLDSLRKLVQINESPDDESVLIVSTYSRAFSQSFENLLDDTNYGFVQKFKKDPYTTTLGGFSKVTNYLFDAFRVPELEYHQRPAEEVADLLGEIIPGLEINQQEEPGFEVITRLDLGPRPEVQRRGPVAMEEWAKYQDSEGRITNVPHLKDVIFKGGLCHAVRREAWKFLLGYFPWNSTHEERKLLQKRKTDEYFRMKLQWKSVSEEQEKRNSRLRDYRSLIEKDVNRTDRNNKFYEGLDNPGLILLHDILMTYCMFDFDLGYVQGMSDLLSPILFVMENEVDAFWCFVSFMDEMHENFEEQMQGMKTQLIQLSTLLRLLDLAFWNYLEAQDSGYLYFCFRWLLIRFKRELHFQDVLRLWEVMWTRLPCQNFHLLVCCAILDSEKQKIMDRKYGFNEILKHINELSMKLDIEEILIKSEAICMQIKNCKDLPHSVSEILGLNTVTEPSAALETSEYGILESPQTSPRSTHRQDHVVSNGHSHLKESTHNGCKVAFIS, encoded by the exons ATGGCGGCCACAACTCCTCCCAAG gTGGTGTTTGAACACGAGGGAGTCTTTATTCACTCATCTCCAGATGAATCTGAGGACCAGGATTTAATATCGGGATTCCTCAGGATTGTGGATAAG gaTGGTGAAACCCTTGTGGAATATAAACCACTGGAGGATGCAGATCCCTCAAACATGCTGTGTGCCTGCAAGG ACTCCAGCTCAGTGGTGGAGTGGGCTCAGAGTTCAGAAGACAACCCTCACCGTCCAATTGACCATCAGCTGAGCTATGAAACAGAGTGGGACATGATCAATGCTGTCTCATTCCGAAGAAAAGTCCACTCACATGGAGATG GTGGATCAAACCACGCAAATGACCGGAACAAGTGGGCCTTCTCTTTTAATGTGTGTGACCTCAGGTCCATCACAGTCAAATGTGAGGGCTGGTCATACATCACTTTCCGCTTGAAGGATGGCACAGCACTGCCAGCTATTCATTTCCACCAGGGAGGGAGCACAGCATTCCTGGATAGCCTGAGGAAATTGGTTCAGATCAACGA GAGTCCCGATGATGAAAGTGTCTTGATTGTCAGCACCTACAGCAGAGCCTTCTCACAGTCCTTTGAGAATCTTCTGGATGATACAAACTATGGCTTTGTACAG AAATTCAAGAAAGATCCTTATACAACAACGCTGGGTGGCTTCTCCAAAGTCACAAACTACCTCTTTGACGCATTTCGGGTGCCTGAATTAGAATATCACCAGCGGCCTGCCGAGGAGGTGGCAGATTTGTTGGGAGAGATCATTCCTGGACTAGAGATTAACCAACAGGAAGAGCCTGGATTTGAAGTCATCACCAGA CTTGATCTGGGACCGAGGCCAGAGGTGCAAAGAAGGGGGCCAGTAGCAATGGAAGAATGGGCAAAGTACCAGGACTCAGAGGGAAGAATAACAAATGTACCTCACTTAAAGGATGTTATATTTAAAGGG GGTCTTTGCCACGCGGTGAGGAGGGAGGCCTGGAAGTTTTTGCTCGGCTATTTTCCATGGAACAGCACTCATGAAGAAAGGAAGCTCCTGCAAAAGAGAAAAAC TGACGAATACTTCAGAATGAAGCTTCAGTGGAAGTCAGTAAGCGAGgagcaagaaaaaagaaactcaaggTTACGAGATTATAGGAGCCTTATTG AAAAAGATGTGAACCGAACTGACCGAAATAACAAATTTTACGAAGGCCTGGACAACCCTGGCTTGATATTACTACATGACATCCTGATGACGTACTGCATGTTTGACTTTGATTTAG GGTATGTGCAGGGCATGAGTGATCTGCTTTCTCCCATCCTCTTTGTGATGGAGAATGAAGTGGATGCTTTCTGGTGCTTTGTTTCCTTCATGGATGAAATG CATGAAAACTTTGAAGAGCAGATGCAGGGGATGAAGACCCAACTAATCCAACTCAGCACTTTGCTTCGGTTGCTAGACCTGGCCTTCTGGAACTACCTAG AGGCGCAAGATTCTGGGTACTTATATTTCTGTTTTCGCTGGTTATTGATCCGATTTAAGAGAGAGCTGCATTTTCAGGATGTCCTTCGCCTTTGGGAG GTCATGTGGACCAGACTACCTTGCCAAAACTTTCACCTTCTGGTGTGCTGTGCCATTTTAGACTCCGAGAAACAAAAAATTATGGACAGAAAATATGGATTCAATGAAATCCTAAAG CATATAAATGAACTCTCCATGAAACTGGACATCGAAGAAATCCTTATTAAATCTGAAGCTATCTGCATGCAGATAAAGAATTGTAAG GACTTGCCCCATTCAGTGAGTGAGATTCTGGGTCTCAACACAGTCACTGAACCCTCAGCAGCTTTAGAAACCAGTGAATATGGAATACTTGAGTCACCTCAGACCTCACCAAGATCTACACACAGACAAGATCATGTCGTCTCCAACGGCCACAGCCACTTAAAAGAATCAACACACAATGGCTGCAAAGTAGCCTTCATTTCCTAG
- the LOC109110720 gene encoding tryptophan 5-hydroxylase 2-like, giving the protein MQGKKSSQETATMSSELQTNPKGPQTAPKSPVGLLRKRGQEAIPKMQPAMMMFSSKYWARRGLSLDSAMYDQQHLAASMLRRTSFNRIDERPDKEEPKSTHDLGKLAVIFSLKNEVGCLVKALRLFQEKHVNLSHIESRRSKRVTNEVEIYAECNCTKKEFSELVQHLKDHVNIVSYNTPQHVWSADTDCLDCVCVLGGLPDGEGIPWFPQKISELDQCSHRVLMYGSELDADHPGFKDKVYRERRKYFVEVAMNYKFGQPIPQIKYTPEEVKTWGVIFRELTKLYPTHACREYLKNLPLLAKHCGYREDNIPQLEDVSRFLRERSGFTVRPVAGYLSPRDFLAGLAYRVFNCTQYIRHSTDPLYTPEPDTCHELLGHVPLLADPKFAQFSQEIGLASLGASDEDVQKLATCYFFTIEFGLCKQDGQLRAYGAGLLSSIGELRHALSDKATVKMFDPKTTCYQECLITTFQDVYFVSESFEEAKEKMREFAKTIKRPFSVYYNPYTQSIDLLKDTRSIENVVQDLRSDLTTVCDALGKMNTYLGI; this is encoded by the exons ATGCAGGGAAAGAAGTCATCTCAAGAGACAGCAACTATGTCCTCTGAACTACAAACTAACCCGAAGGGGCCCCAGACAGCCCCTAAATCACCAGTTGGGCTTCTTAGGAAGAGGGGTCAAGAAGCAATCCCTAAGATGCAACCTGCTATGATGATGTTCTCCAGCAAATACTGGGCTCGGCGAGGTCTATCTTTGGATTCAGCAATGTATGATCAACAACACCTTGCAGCCTCCATG CTCCGCAGGACATCCTTTAATCGGATAGATGAAAGACCTGATAAAGAAGAACCAAAATCCACCCATGACCTTGGGAAATTAGCAGTGATTTTCTCTCTGAAGAATGAAGTAGGCTGTCTGGTGAAAGCGCTGAGGCTCTTTCAG GAGAAGCATGTGAATTTGTCCCACATTGAGTCTCGGAGATCCAAGAGAGTCACCAATGAGGTGGAGATTTATGCAGAGTGCAACTGCACAAAGAAAGAGTTCAGTGAGTTGGTGCAGCACCTGAAAGACCACGTCAACATTGTCTCATATAACACACCTCAACATGTGTGGTCTGCTGACACCG ACTGtttggactgtgtgtgtgttttgggtggcTTGCCAGATGGGGAAGGAATACCGTGGTTTCCCCAAAAGATCTCAGAGCTGGACCAATGCTCTCATAGAGTGCTAATGTATGGCTCAGAACTGGATGCTGACCATCCA GGCTTTAAAGACAAAGTGTATCGGGAGAGAAGGAAGTACTTTGTGGAAGTTGCGATGAACTACAAATT tgGGCAGCCCATCCCACAGATCAAGTACACACCAGAGGAAGTGAAGACCTGGGGAGTAATTTTCAGAGAACTTACAAAACTCTATCCAACTCACGCCTGCCGCGAGTACTTAAAAAACCTCCCTCTTCTTGCAAAGCATTGTGGATACAGGGAGGACAACATCCCACAGCTGGAAGATGTGTCTCGATTCTTACGTG AGAGGTCGGGTTTTACCGTACGACCTGTGGCTGGATATCTGTCACCACGCGACTTTCTGGCCGGTTTGGCTTATCGAGTGTTTAATTGCACTCAGTATATTCGTCACAGCACTGATCCACTCTACACACCAGAACC GGACACCTGCCATGAACTGCTGGGTCACGTGCCACTCCTGGCCGATCCCAAGTTTGCTCAGTTTTCTCAAGAGATTGGCCTTGCATCTCTAGGTGCTTCAGATGAGGATGTGCAAAAGCTGGCAACA TGCTATTTTTTCACAATTGAATTTGGACTGTGCAAACAAGACGGTCAGTTGAGAGCCTATGGAGCAGGTCTACTGTCTTCTATTGGAGAGTTGAGA CATGCGCTATCTGACAAAGCAACAGTGAAGATGTTTGATCCCAAAACCACATGCTACCAGGAGTGCCTCATTACAACATTTCAAGATGTTTATTTTGTCTCAGAGAGTTTCGAAGAGGCAAAAGAGAAAATGAG GGAATTTGCTAAAACAATAAAGAGGCCCTTTTCTGTCTACTACAACCCGTACACCCAGAGCATCGATTTATTGAAGGACACCAGGAGCATTGAGAACGTGGTTCAAGATCTACGCAGCGACCTAACCACTGTCTGCGATGCCCTGGGAAAAATGAACACGTACCTCGGTATCTAG
- the LOC109110020 gene encoding apoptosis facilitator Bcl-2-like protein 14 isoform X1, translated as MMEDVSPLITCSDEYRLLETYCQKRRKPRARLMQSACMYSLEAQSGDEQFGDVAEKLTQIVDKGLLDEELPQTVDKRLTVDEGLESDGGVKDVDQDVIDKLVDLLKKSGDNLNERIQSNHELLGYLQRTFSYDLFKKLTKTFITSVVPEYLQSRRKREQIALAFEVTSRLKTLDLHPMNRAMGYGAQYLQEYFAPWVQQHGGWEKAFDNDDDEEVH; from the exons ATGATGGAAGATGTTTCACCTTTAATAACTTGTAGTGATGAATATCGACTTCTCGAAACATACTGCCAGAAGAGGAGGAAGCCTCGTGCCAGATTGATGCAAAGTGCCTGTATGTACAGTCTGGAGGCACAATCAG gtgatgagcaatttggtgatgtgGCTGAAAAACTCACCCAGATTGTAGACAAGGGTCTTCTTGATGAAGAACTACCCCAGACTGTAGACAAAAGACTTACTGTTGACGAAGGACTAGAGTCAGATGGTG GTGTTAAAGATGTTGACCAAGATGTTATAGACAAGCTTGTTGACTTACTGAAGAAATCAGGGGACAACTTAAATGAAAGG ATTCAGAGCAACCATGAGCTTTTAGGATACCTGCAGCGTACTTTCTCTTACGACTTGTTTAAAAAACTGACCAAAACCTTCATCACGAGTGTGGTCCCAGAATATTTGCAGAGCAGAAGGAAACGCGAGCAGATCGCCCTGGCCTTTGAGGTCACCAGCAGACTCAAAACCCTGGACCTACACCCCATGAACAGGGCCATGGGATACGGAGCTCAGTACCTGCAGGAGTATTTTGCTCCCTGGGTTCAACAGCACGGTGGTTGG GAGAAAGCCTTTGACAACGACGATGATGAGGAAGTCCATTGA
- the LOC109110020 gene encoding apoptosis facilitator Bcl-2-like protein 14 isoform X2, whose protein sequence is MMEDVSPLITCSDEYRLLETYCQKRRKPRARLMQSACMYSLEAQSGDEQFGDVAEKLTQIVDKGLLDEELPQTVDKRLTVDEGLESDGVKDVDQDVIDKLVDLLKKSGDNLNERIQSNHELLGYLQRTFSYDLFKKLTKTFITSVVPEYLQSRRKREQIALAFEVTSRLKTLDLHPMNRAMGYGAQYLQEYFAPWVQQHGGWEKAFDNDDDEEVH, encoded by the exons ATGATGGAAGATGTTTCACCTTTAATAACTTGTAGTGATGAATATCGACTTCTCGAAACATACTGCCAGAAGAGGAGGAAGCCTCGTGCCAGATTGATGCAAAGTGCCTGTATGTACAGTCTGGAGGCACAATCAG gtgatgagcaatttggtgatgtgGCTGAAAAACTCACCCAGATTGTAGACAAGGGTCTTCTTGATGAAGAACTACCCCAGACTGTAGACAAAAGACTTACTGTTGACGAAGGACTAGAGTCAGATG GTGTTAAAGATGTTGACCAAGATGTTATAGACAAGCTTGTTGACTTACTGAAGAAATCAGGGGACAACTTAAATGAAAGG ATTCAGAGCAACCATGAGCTTTTAGGATACCTGCAGCGTACTTTCTCTTACGACTTGTTTAAAAAACTGACCAAAACCTTCATCACGAGTGTGGTCCCAGAATATTTGCAGAGCAGAAGGAAACGCGAGCAGATCGCCCTGGCCTTTGAGGTCACCAGCAGACTCAAAACCCTGGACCTACACCCCATGAACAGGGCCATGGGATACGGAGCTCAGTACCTGCAGGAGTATTTTGCTCCCTGGGTTCAACAGCACGGTGGTTGG GAGAAAGCCTTTGACAACGACGATGATGAGGAAGTCCATTGA